A region from the Vicia villosa cultivar HV-30 ecotype Madison, WI linkage group LG3, Vvil1.0, whole genome shotgun sequence genome encodes:
- the LOC131660321 gene encoding O-fucosyltransferase 16-like: MKLFGISSHSTLFRGGEKMAFQRRRHHFYQRFRLMIPMISAVAAALLFLFAVLSFLAPSPIESDQMHRRRHYTAFNGKANDAIGKPVFHVPKDGGKMSHDVWSSRNSEHFYGCSNASSKFPKAHVTTRPNRYLLIATSGGLNQQRTGITDAVVVARILNATLVVPKLDQRSYWKDSSNFSEIFDVNWFTSYLSNDVKIIKQLPSITKGRKALSAYNMRVPRKCNERCYINRILPVLVKKRAVQLNKFDYRLANRLDTEYQKLRCRVNYQALRFTDPIQEMGEKLVKRVRMRKKHYIALHLRFEPDMLAFSGCDYGGGEKEQKELSTIRRRWKTLHKSNPDRARRQGRCPLTPEEVGLMLRALGYGSDVHIYVASGEVYGGEKTLAPLKALFPNYHSKETITTKEELEPFSSFSSRMAALDFIVCDESDVFVTNNNGNMAKILAGRRRYFGHKPTIRPNAKKLYRLFLNRSNLTWDVFASSVRTFQKGFMGEPKELRPGRGGFHENPSTCICEDSVAKAAKNSGPRKFSNKKASEVDVDDNDNDDDDNDNDNDDDDQNDLTDKDMFNETMSDYETLNFEDPELEEIISD, encoded by the exons ATGAAATTATTTGGTATCTCCTCCCATTCTACTCTGTTCAGAGGGGGAGAAAAGATGGCATTTCAGCGGCGGCGCCACCACTTCTACCAACGCTTCCGTCTTATGATTCCGATGATTTCTGCCGTCGCTGCCGCTCTACTCTTTCTCTTCGCTGTGCTTTCTTTCCTAGCTCCTTCTCCCATCGAATCCGATCAAATGCACCGGAGACGCCACTACACCGCG TTTAACGGTAAAGCGAATGATGCGATTGGAAAACCTGTGTTTCACGTTCCG AAAGATGGAGGAAAGATGAGTCACGATGTGTGGAGTTCTAGAAATTCGGAGCACTTCTATGGCTGCAGCAATGCCAGCAGCAAGTTTCCAA AAGCTCATGTGACTACGAGGCCTAATCGGTATTTGTTGATTGCAACTAGTGGAGGCTTGAATCAACAAAGAACTGGG ATTACAGATGCTGTTGTTGTTGCGCGAATTTTGAATGCTACTCTGGTTGTTCCAAAATTGGATCAACGATCTTACTGGAAAGATTCTAG TAACTTCTCAGAGATCTTCGATGTTAATTGGTTTACCTCATATTTATCAAATGATGTCAAAATTATCAAGCAACTCCCAAGTATTACTAAGGGTAGGAAAGCATTATCTGCATACAACATGCGTGTTCCCAGGAAATGTAACGAGAGATGTTACATAAATCGTATACTGCCTGTACTCGTGAAAAAGCGT GCTGTTCAACTCAACAAGTTTGACTACAGGCTTGCAAACAGGTTGGATACTGAGTATCAGAAGTTGAGATGCAGAGTTAATTACCAAGCTCTAAGATTTACTGATCCAATACAAGAAATGGGTGAAAAATTGGTCAAGCGGGTGAGGATGAGAAAGAAGCATTACATTGCATTGCATTTGAG ATTTGAACCTGATATGCTTGCATTTTCTGGATGTGACTATGGTGGAGGAGAGAAGGAGCAGAAAGAACTGAGCACAATAAGGAGGAGATGGAAAACACTACAT AAAAGCAATCCTGATAGGGCCAGGAGGCAGGGGAGATGCCCGTTAACCCCAGAAGAAGTTGGTCTAATGCTAAGAGCATTGGGATATGGTTCTGATGTTCATATTTATGTTGCATCTGGAGAAGTATATGGAGGGGAAAAAACATTGGCACCTCTCAAAGCATTATTTCCTAATTACCATTCAAAAGAAACCATTACTACCAAGGAAGAACTAGAACCATTTTCTTCGTTTTCTTCTCGCATGGCTGCACTTGATTTTATTGTTTGTGATGAAAGCGATGTGTTTGTCACCAATAACAATGGTAACATGGCTAAAATATTAGCTGGACGAAG GAGATACTTTGGGCACAAACCAACCATTCGTCCTAATGCTAAAAAACTCTACAGATTATTCTTGAACAGAAGTAATTTGACTTGGGATGTTTTTGCTTCTAGTGTCCGAACTTTCCAGAAAGGATTCATGGGTGAGCCAAAAGAGCTTAGACCTGGTAGAGGCGGGTTTCATGAAAATCCATCTACATGCATATGTGAAGATTCTGTGGCCAAAGCGGCCAAAAATTCTGGACCTAGAAAATTTTCAAACAAGAAAGCGAGTGAAGTGGAtgttgatgataatgataatgatgatgatgataacgataatgataatgatgatgatgaccaGAATGATCTTACAGATAAAGATATGTTCAATGAAACAATGTCAGACTATGAAACTCTGAACTTTGAGGATCCAGAGTTGGAGGAAATTATATCAGACTAG
- the LOC131657556 gene encoding DNA topoisomerase 6 subunit A-like: protein MCLDCTLDYLHVYSETYGKVLGDLKFTYHASILEKNLEYKKAYVIDCEKADMSGAIYRWYAGCGLKKIRKENKFTFELPVLALMDGDISGFGIMLCYKYGADNSDYDSENMTTPNLYRLRVRPSDIETYNLHKYTKFLTEHKKTGVQNLLDKTYERNKRLGGRS, encoded by the exons ATGTGTCTCGACTGCACTCTTGATTACTTACACGTGTATTCCGAAACCTATGGAAAAGTTCTTGGTGAtttgaaatttacatatcatgcTTCTATCttagaaaaaaatttagaatacAAAAAGGCGTATGTCATAGATTGTGAAAAGGCGGATATGTCGGGGGCTATATACAGATG GTATGCCGGATGTGGCCTCAAGAAAATTCGTAAAGAAAATAAGTTTACATTTGAATTACCAGTACTTGCGTTAATGGATGGAGACATTTCAGGTTTTGGTATAATGCTTTGTTACAAATATGGGGCCGACAATAGTGATTACGATAGTGAAAACATGACCACTCCCAACCTTTATCGGTTGAGAGTTAGACCATCAGATATTGAGACATACAACCTCCACAAATATACAAAATTCTTGACCGAACACAAGAAGACAGGTGTGCAGAATTTGCTGGATAAAACTTATGAACGAAACAAACGTCTTGGGGGAAGGAGTTAG
- the LOC131660323 gene encoding uncharacterized protein LOC131660323 yields MYLLTAKPSFRPQLTLSSSSSSTSTSLSSISRFSFPTRSPSSITFPRNSNHKGRLSFRVQSSNNDAPNSASSGDSKSPNGTLSKSRREILLEYVKNVQPEFMELFVKRAPQPVVDAMRQTVTNMIGTLPPQFFSITISTVAENLAQLMYSVMMTGYMFRNAQYRLELQESLEQVALPDVQDKKDIPDYAPGTQKNVSGEVIRWNNISGPEKMDAKKYIEILEAEIEELNRQVGRQSNNAQNELLEFLKSLEPRNLKDLTSSAGEDVVFAMNTFIKRLLAVADPSQMKTSVTETSAPELAKLLYWLMVVGYSIRNIEVRYDMERVLGTPPKLAELPPGEII; encoded by the exons ATGTATTTGTTAACTGCGAAACCCTCATTCAGACCTCAATTGAcactatcttcttcttcttcttcaacttccaCTTCGTTATCTTCAATTTCTCGATTTTCCTTCCCAACTCGTTCACCTTCATCAATCACCTTTCCGAGAAATTCAAACCATAAAGGAAGACTCAGTTTCAGAGTTCAATCATCCAATAATGACGCTCCCAATTCTGCTAGTTCCGGCGACTCCAAATCCCCTAACGGCACTCTG TCAAAGAGCAGGAGAGAAATTTTACTGGAATATGTCAAGAACGTGCAGCCGGAATTTATGGAATTGTTTGTGAAAAGAGCGCCTCAACCG GTTGTGGATGCAATGCGACAAACCGTGACAAATATGATTGGAACACTGCCTCCTCAATTTTTTTCTATAACAATCTCCACT GTAGCTGAGAACCTTGCACAGCTTATGTACAGTGTCATGATGACTGGATACATGTTTAGAAATGCACAATACCGTTTGGAACTGCAAGAAAGTTTGGAACAAGTTGCCCTTCCTGATGTGCAAGATAAAAAG GATATTCCAGACTATGCTCCTGGAACTCAAAAGAATGTTTCAGGTGAAGTCATTCGGTGGAACAACATTTCGGGGCCTGAAAAAATGGATGCTAAAAAGTACATTGAAATACTTGAAGCAGAGATTGAGGAGCTAAATCGTCAAGTAGGAAGACAGTCGAATAATGCACAAAATGAACTGTTGGAATTCCTAAAATCTCTTGAGCCTCGAAATTTGAAG gatttaaCGAGTAGTGCTGGGGAGGACGTTGTGTTTGCAATGAATACGTTTATAAAGCGCCTGCTGGCTGTTGCAGATCCTAGTCAAATGAAG ACTAGTGTGACTGAGACTAGTGCACCTGAACTCGCCAAACTGCTTTATTGGTTGATGGTGGTTGGGTACAGCATTCGCAACATTGAAGTTCGTTATGACATGGAAAGAGTACTTGGAACTCCTCCAAAGCTGGCTGAGTTGCCGCCGGGTGAAATTATTTAA